One Cedecea neteri DNA segment encodes these proteins:
- the metK gene encoding methionine adenosyltransferase, with the protein MAKHLFTSESVSEGHPDKIADQISDAVLDAILEQDPKARVACETYVKTGMVLVGGEITTSAWVDIEEITRKTVREIGYVHSDMGFDANSCAVLSAIGKQSPDINQGVDRTDPLEQGAGDQGLMFGYATNETDVLMPAPITYAHRLVQRQAEVRKNGTLPWLRPDAKSQITFQYDDGKIVGIDAVVLSTQHSEDIALKDLQEAVMEEIIKPVLPGEWLNASTKYHINPTGRFVIGGPMGDCGLTGRKIIVDTYGGMARHGGGAFSGKDPSKVDRSAAYAARYVAKNIVAAGLADRCEIQVSYAIGVAEPTSIMVETFGTEKISTEQLTLLVREFFDLRPYGLIQMLDLLHPIYKETAAYGHFGREHFPWEKTDKAALLREAAGLK; encoded by the coding sequence ATGGCTAAACACCTTTTTACGTCCGAGTCTGTATCTGAAGGGCATCCTGATAAAATCGCTGACCAAATCTCCGACGCCGTCCTTGACGCCATCCTCGAGCAGGATCCGAAAGCGCGCGTAGCCTGTGAGACTTACGTCAAAACCGGTATGGTTCTGGTTGGCGGCGAAATCACCACCAGCGCGTGGGTTGATATCGAAGAAATCACCCGCAAAACCGTGCGTGAAATCGGCTATGTGCATTCAGATATGGGCTTTGATGCCAACTCCTGCGCTGTTCTGAGCGCGATTGGTAAACAGTCCCCGGATATCAATCAGGGCGTTGACCGTACCGATCCGCTGGAACAGGGTGCGGGCGATCAGGGCCTGATGTTTGGCTACGCCACTAACGAAACCGACGTGCTGATGCCAGCGCCAATCACCTACGCACACCGTCTGGTGCAGCGTCAGGCTGAAGTGCGCAAAAACGGCACCCTGCCGTGGCTGCGTCCGGACGCGAAAAGCCAGATCACCTTCCAGTACGACGACGGTAAAATCGTTGGTATCGATGCGGTTGTGCTGTCCACTCAGCACTCTGAAGACATCGCGCTGAAAGACCTGCAGGAAGCGGTGATGGAAGAGATCATCAAACCTGTTCTGCCTGGCGAATGGCTGAATGCCTCCACCAAATACCACATCAACCCGACCGGCCGTTTCGTTATCGGTGGCCCAATGGGTGACTGCGGTCTGACCGGGCGTAAAATCATCGTTGATACCTACGGCGGCATGGCTCGCCACGGTGGCGGCGCATTCTCCGGTAAAGATCCGTCTAAAGTTGACCGTTCTGCTGCCTATGCCGCGCGTTATGTCGCGAAAAACATCGTGGCTGCAGGCCTGGCTGACCGCTGTGAAATTCAGGTTTCTTACGCTATCGGCGTGGCAGAACCTACTTCCATCATGGTGGAAACCTTCGGTACCGAGAAAATCTCTACCGAGCAGTTGACCCTGCTGGTGCGCGAGTTCTTCGACCTGCGTCCATACGGCCTGATTCAGATGCTGGATCTGCTGCACCCAATCTACAAAGAAACCGCCGCATACGGTCACTTTGGTCGCGAACATTTCCCATGGGAAAAAACCGACAAAGCCGCACTGCTGCGTGAAGCCGCTGGCCTGAAATAA